In Synechocystis sp. PCC 6714, the following are encoded in one genomic region:
- the bchI gene encoding magnesium chelatase ATPase subunit I → MTATLATPSKTRRVVFPFTAIVGQDEMKLALLLNVIDPKIGGVMIMGDRGTGKSTTIRALADLLPEIEVVANDPFNSSPSDPEMMSEEVRIRVDNQEPLAIVKKKVTMVDLPLGATEDRVCGTIDIEKALSEGVKAFEPGLLAKANRGILYVDEVNLLDDHLVDVLLDSAAGGWNTVEREGISIRHPARFVLVGSGNPEEGELRPQLLDRFGMHAEIRTVREPELRVKIVEQRTEFDQNPQPFCDHYQTEQEALQAKIVNAQNLLPQVTLDYDYRVKVSEVCAELDVDGLRGDIVTNRAAKAIAAFEGRTEVTVDDISRVIVLCLRHRLRKDPLESIDSGSKVEKVFKRVFGIVDEA, encoded by the coding sequence ATGACTGCCACCCTTGCCACTCCCAGCAAAACCCGCCGCGTTGTTTTTCCTTTTACGGCGATCGTTGGTCAAGATGAAATGAAGTTGGCCCTATTGCTCAATGTCATTGATCCCAAAATTGGCGGTGTGATGATCATGGGCGATCGGGGTACAGGAAAATCCACCACCATTAGGGCTTTGGCAGACTTGTTGCCGGAAATTGAAGTGGTGGCAAATGATCCCTTCAACTCTTCCCCCAGCGACCCAGAAATGATGAGTGAGGAGGTGCGGATCCGGGTGGATAACCAAGAGCCCCTTGCCATTGTCAAGAAGAAAGTCACCATGGTGGACCTACCCCTGGGGGCGACGGAAGACCGGGTATGCGGCACCATTGACATTGAAAAAGCGCTTTCGGAAGGGGTTAAAGCCTTTGAGCCTGGTTTATTAGCCAAAGCCAACCGGGGTATCTTATATGTGGACGAAGTCAATCTTTTAGACGATCACCTAGTGGATGTGCTGTTGGACTCCGCCGCTGGAGGATGGAACACGGTGGAGCGAGAAGGGATTTCCATTCGTCACCCGGCTCGGTTCGTTTTAGTTGGTTCCGGTAACCCAGAAGAAGGGGAATTGCGGCCCCAATTGTTGGATCGTTTTGGGATGCACGCTGAAATCCGCACTGTGCGTGAACCAGAATTGCGGGTAAAAATCGTCGAACAACGGACGGAATTTGACCAAAATCCCCAGCCTTTTTGCGACCATTATCAAACAGAACAGGAGGCGTTACAGGCAAAAATTGTTAACGCCCAGAATTTACTGCCCCAGGTGACCCTTGATTATGACTATCGAGTCAAAGTATCCGAAGTCTGTGCAGAATTGGATGTGGATGGATTGCGGGGAGATATTGTTACCAACCGAGCTGCTAAGGCGATCGCCGCTTTTGAAGGTCGCACTGAGGTGACAGTGGATGACATTAGCCGGGTAATTGTACTTTGTTTGCGCCATCGTTTACGCAAGGATCCTCTAGAATCCATTGATTCTGGCAGTAAGGTGGAAAAGGTATTCAAACGAGTTTTCGGCATTGTTGATGAAGCTTAA
- the cimA gene encoding citramalate synthase — protein sequence MTVCKNPLWLYDTTLRDGAQREGISLSLTDKLTIARRLDQLGIPFIEGGWPGANPKDVQFFWQLQEEPLEQAEIVAFCSTRRPHKAVETDKMLQAILSAGTRWVTIFGKSWDLHVLEGLQTSLAENLAMISDTIAYLRSQGRRVIYDAEHWFDGYQANPDYALATLATAQQAGAEWLVMCDTNGGTLPRQISEITTKVRQGLGLDAQCDHQPRLGIHAHNDSGTAVANSLMAVEAGATMVQGTINGYGERCGNANLCTLIPNLQLKLHFDCIEPKKLVNLTSTSRLISEIVNLAPDDHAPFVGRSAFAHKGGIHVSAVQRNPFTYEHIAPEVIGNERRIVVSEQAGLSNILSKAELFGIALDRQDPACRTILETLKDLEQQGYQFEAAEASFELLMRQAMDDRQPLFLVQGFQVHCDLLTPAENPAYHNALATVKVTVNGQNILEVAEGNGPVSALDQALRKALTRFYPQIADFHLTDYKVRILDGGAGTSAKTRVLVESSKGDRRWTTVGVSGNILEASYQAVVEGIEYGLRLLTCGLTDQKVTST from the coding sequence ATGACTGTCTGCAAAAATCCCCTTTGGCTCTACGACACCACTCTCCGAGATGGAGCCCAGCGGGAAGGCATTTCTTTATCGTTGACTGATAAATTAACCATTGCCCGCCGCCTGGACCAATTGGGCATTCCTTTCATTGAAGGGGGTTGGCCGGGGGCGAATCCTAAGGATGTGCAATTTTTTTGGCAGTTACAGGAAGAGCCTTTGGAACAGGCTGAAATTGTGGCTTTTTGCTCCACCCGTCGGCCCCACAAAGCAGTGGAAACAGACAAAATGCTCCAGGCCATTCTCTCGGCTGGAACCCGATGGGTAACCATTTTTGGCAAGTCCTGGGATCTCCATGTGCTGGAGGGACTGCAAACTAGCTTAGCGGAAAATTTGGCCATGATTAGTGACACGATCGCCTATCTACGGAGTCAGGGGCGGCGGGTAATTTACGATGCCGAGCACTGGTTTGATGGCTACCAAGCTAACCCCGATTATGCACTGGCTACCTTAGCCACCGCCCAACAGGCCGGGGCCGAATGGTTAGTGATGTGCGATACCAACGGGGGTACTTTGCCGAGGCAAATTAGTGAAATTACCACCAAGGTTAGGCAAGGTTTGGGGCTAGACGCTCAATGCGACCACCAACCCCGGCTGGGCATCCATGCCCACAATGACAGTGGCACCGCTGTGGCCAATTCTCTGATGGCGGTGGAAGCGGGGGCCACCATGGTCCAGGGCACGATCAACGGCTATGGAGAGCGTTGCGGCAATGCTAACTTGTGTACTTTGATTCCCAATTTGCAACTCAAGCTTCATTTCGATTGTATCGAACCCAAAAAGCTTGTTAATCTCACCAGCACTAGTCGGTTAATCAGCGAAATTGTTAACCTAGCTCCCGATGACCATGCTCCTTTTGTAGGGCGGTCGGCCTTTGCCCATAAGGGGGGTATCCATGTTTCTGCCGTGCAACGCAATCCCTTTACCTATGAGCATATTGCCCCGGAAGTAATTGGTAATGAGCGGCGCATTGTGGTGTCAGAACAGGCGGGCTTGAGCAACATATTGTCTAAGGCGGAGTTATTCGGCATTGCCCTGGATCGTCAAGATCCGGCCTGTCGCACCATCCTGGAAACATTAAAAGATCTGGAACAGCAGGGTTATCAATTTGAGGCGGCGGAGGCCAGCTTTGAATTGCTGATGCGCCAAGCTATGGACGATCGCCAACCCCTATTTTTAGTGCAGGGCTTCCAGGTACACTGTGACCTACTAACTCCGGCGGAAAATCCTGCTTATCACAATGCGTTAGCTACGGTGAAGGTGACCGTCAACGGGCAAAATATTTTGGAAGTGGCGGAAGGCAATGGCCCAGTTTCTGCATTGGATCAAGCTCTGCGAAAGGCTTTAACCCGTTTTTATCCCCAAATTGCCGATTTTCACCTCACCGACTACAAAGTGCGGATTCTAGATGGGGGTGCCGGTACCTCCGCCAAGACCCGCGTGCTAGTGGAATCCAGCAAGGGCGATCGCCGTTGGACTACGGTGGGGGTATCGGGCAATATCTTAGAAGCTTCCTATCAAGCGGTGGTGGAAGGCATCGAATATGGCCTCCGTTTGCTGACCTGCGGACTGACAGACCAAAAAGTGACCAGCACTTGA